In Pedobacter sp. W3I1, one DNA window encodes the following:
- the metG gene encoding methionine--tRNA ligase, giving the protein MDNSKIKRYTVTAALPYTNGPVHIGHLAGVYIPADIYARYLRSNKRDVKFICGSDENGVPITLKAKREGITPQEVVDKYHKIIGDSFKEFGVSFDIYHRTSSLTHHQTAADFFETLYKKGVFTEEVTEQYYDATAKQFLADRYITGTCPRCGNENAYGDQCENCGSTLNATDLINPKSTLSGDKPILKETKNWFLPLDKYEDRLRTYIESHKEWRPNVYGQCQSWLNAGLQPRAMTRDLDWGVRVPLRDAEGKVLYVWFDAPIGYISATKELCNYAKLDVWNPKAEEYYISSYENDKCGWEEYWKSDETKLVHFIGKDNIVFHCIIFPAMLMAHGEYTLADNVPANEFLNLEGQKISTSKNWAVWLNEYLREFEGKQDVLRYVLTATAPETKDNDFTWKDFQARNNNELVAILGNFVNRVVVLTHKYFGGTVPTCMEIAEVDQAIIDELAGYPAKISASIENYRFREALSEVMNVARLGNKYLAETEPWKLIKTDEDRVRTILHIALQIAANIQILIEPFLPFTAEKLMKMLKNGGHDWDDAGTVSLLKRGHEIGEAVLLFDKIEDAEIDFQIAKLNQSKASNAANNAVAVPAKENIQFDDFSAMDIRVATIIAAEKVEKTKKLLKLTVNTGIDERTVVSGIAEYYKPEDIVGKQVSIIVNLAPREIKGILSQGMILMAENAEGKLTFVAPVEKFQEGSVIR; this is encoded by the coding sequence TTGGATAATAGTAAAATAAAAAGATATACCGTAACTGCAGCGCTTCCATATACCAATGGACCGGTTCATATTGGGCACCTGGCTGGTGTTTACATCCCTGCAGATATTTATGCCCGTTATTTAAGGTCGAATAAACGCGATGTAAAATTCATCTGTGGATCTGACGAAAATGGTGTGCCTATTACTTTAAAAGCCAAAAGAGAAGGGATTACGCCTCAGGAAGTGGTAGATAAGTATCATAAAATTATTGGCGATTCCTTTAAAGAGTTTGGCGTATCTTTCGATATCTACCACCGTACCTCATCGCTTACCCATCATCAAACCGCTGCCGATTTCTTCGAAACCCTTTACAAGAAAGGTGTCTTTACAGAAGAAGTTACAGAGCAATATTATGATGCTACGGCGAAACAATTTTTAGCCGATCGTTATATTACCGGTACCTGCCCTAGGTGTGGTAACGAAAATGCTTATGGCGATCAGTGCGAAAACTGTGGGTCTACGCTTAATGCGACCGATTTAATCAATCCAAAATCGACCTTATCAGGCGATAAACCAATTTTAAAGGAAACTAAAAACTGGTTTTTGCCGCTGGATAAGTACGAAGACCGTTTACGTACTTATATCGAAAGCCATAAAGAATGGCGCCCAAATGTATACGGCCAATGCCAAAGCTGGTTAAATGCGGGTTTGCAACCAAGGGCGATGACCAGAGATTTAGACTGGGGTGTGCGTGTTCCACTTCGCGATGCCGAAGGTAAAGTACTTTATGTATGGTTCGATGCCCCTATTGGCTATATTTCTGCAACCAAAGAGCTGTGCAACTATGCCAAGCTCGATGTGTGGAATCCTAAAGCCGAAGAATATTACATCAGCAGTTACGAAAATGATAAATGTGGTTGGGAAGAATACTGGAAAAGCGACGAAACCAAACTGGTTCACTTTATCGGTAAAGATAACATCGTTTTCCATTGCATCATTTTCCCGGCAATGTTAATGGCACATGGCGAATATACCTTGGCCGATAATGTGCCGGCAAACGAATTCTTAAACTTAGAAGGACAAAAAATATCAACTTCTAAAAACTGGGCCGTTTGGTTAAACGAATATTTAAGAGAGTTTGAAGGGAAACAAGATGTATTGCGTTATGTATTAACCGCAACCGCTCCTGAGACGAAGGACAACGATTTTACCTGGAAAGATTTTCAGGCGAGAAACAATAACGAGCTGGTTGCCATACTTGGCAATTTTGTAAACCGGGTAGTGGTGCTTACACATAAATACTTTGGCGGTACAGTACCAACCTGTATGGAAATTGCTGAGGTAGATCAGGCTATTATTGATGAATTGGCTGGTTACCCGGCAAAAATCTCCGCATCTATAGAAAACTACCGTTTTAGAGAGGCGCTATCAGAAGTAATGAATGTTGCCCGTTTAGGGAATAAATACCTGGCCGAAACCGAGCCATGGAAACTCATTAAAACCGACGAAGACCGCGTAAGAACAATCTTGCATATTGCACTTCAAATAGCAGCGAATATTCAGATCCTGATCGAACCTTTCTTGCCATTTACGGCCGAAAAGTTAATGAAGATGCTCAAAAATGGCGGTCATGATTGGGATGATGCAGGTACGGTGAGCTTGTTAAAACGTGGTCACGAAATTGGTGAAGCGGTACTGTTGTTTGATAAAATTGAAGATGCCGAGATCGATTTCCAGATCGCGAAATTGAACCAAAGCAAGGCCAGTAATGCGGCAAATAATGCAGTTGCCGTTCCGGCAAAAGAAAATATCCAGTTTGACGATTTCTCGGCAATGGATATCCGCGTAGCCACCATTATAGCTGCAGAAAAGGTAGAGAAAACTAAAAAACTATTAAAGTTAACGGTAAATACAGGCATTGATGAAAGAACGGTGGTTTCTGGTATTGCCGAATATTATAAACCTGAAGATATTGTTGGGAAACAGGTAAGTATAATTGTTAACCTGGCGCCAAGAGAGATCAAAGGTATTTTATCGCAAGGCATGATTTTGATGGCCGAAAATGCCGAAGGCAAACTCACTTTTGTGGCACCTGTAGAAAAGTTCCAGGAAGGCAGTGTAATCAGATAG
- a CDS encoding SDR family oxidoreductase, whose protein sequence is MKLTKNKILITGGASGIGLGLAERFIQENNTVIICGRRESALKEAAEKLPSVITKVCDLAVEADRIELYNWIAENHGDLNVLVNNAGIQNWMHLNDSDFYEKANDEITTNVLAPLHLTKLFTGLDSLDTIINVTSGLAFVPLSAVPVYCGTKAFMRSFTLSLRHSLKTSPIEVIEMIPPALNTNLGGKGIHDVHPVVSDFVETVFEQMKEGKTELTFGTSGDRAKANNEVIADYFNRMNP, encoded by the coding sequence ATGAAACTAACAAAAAATAAAATCCTGATTACCGGTGGTGCAAGCGGTATAGGTTTAGGGCTGGCCGAAAGATTTATTCAAGAAAACAATACCGTAATTATTTGCGGACGAAGAGAATCGGCTTTAAAAGAAGCAGCAGAAAAACTACCATCGGTTATCACCAAAGTATGCGATTTGGCCGTTGAAGCTGATCGGATTGAACTGTATAACTGGATTGCCGAAAACCATGGCGATTTAAATGTATTGGTTAACAATGCGGGCATCCAGAACTGGATGCACCTTAACGACAGTGATTTTTACGAAAAAGCAAATGATGAAATCACTACCAATGTGCTGGCTCCCCTTCATTTAACGAAACTGTTTACCGGATTAGATTCGCTCGATACAATCATTAACGTAACATCGGGACTGGCATTTGTACCCTTATCAGCAGTGCCTGTGTATTGTGGCACAAAAGCATTTATGCGCTCGTTTACATTGTCATTACGTCACAGCCTTAAAACTTCTCCAATAGAGGTAATTGAAATGATACCACCTGCCTTAAACACCAATTTAGGCGGAAAAGGCATACATGATGTACACCCTGTAGTGAGCGACTTTGTAGAAACAGTATTTGAACAGATGAAAGAAGGAAAAACTGAGCTAACCTTTGGAACGAGTGGCGACAGAGCAAAAGCAAACAACGAAGTAATCGCTGATTATTTCAACCGGATGAACCCCTAA
- a CDS encoding aldo/keto reductase — protein MQKRKLGNSGLAVSALGFGCMGLNFLDGKGLDKKDAITLLRNAIERGITFFDTAEAYGPYTNEEIVGEALQPYRKDVVIATKFGCKDARPAVGLDSRPETIRAVTEASLKRLKTDYIDLLYQHRVDPNVPIEDVAGTVKDLIQEGKVKYFGLSEASATTIRRAHAIQPVSALQSEYSLFWREPENEIIPTLEALGIGFVPFSPLGKGFLTGIINKKLNDIDRRNIIPRFSEENIKANLVLVEALSEIAQQKNVTTGQLALAWLLAQKPWIAPIPGTTKLHRLEENIASTNVVLTADELAKINTTVNGITLVGDRYPEFLEKQIDK, from the coding sequence ATGCAAAAGAGAAAATTAGGAAATAGCGGATTAGCGGTTTCCGCGTTGGGCTTCGGCTGTATGGGTTTAAACTTTTTGGATGGCAAAGGTCTTGATAAAAAAGATGCCATCACACTACTACGCAACGCAATTGAAAGAGGTATTACATTTTTTGATACCGCAGAAGCCTACGGACCTTACACCAACGAAGAAATTGTTGGCGAGGCATTACAGCCTTATCGAAAAGACGTAGTAATCGCCACAAAATTCGGTTGTAAAGATGCCCGACCGGCAGTAGGTTTAGACAGCAGACCTGAAACGATCAGAGCCGTAACCGAAGCCTCTTTAAAAAGATTAAAGACAGATTACATTGATTTGTTGTATCAGCACAGGGTTGACCCTAATGTTCCGATAGAAGATGTTGCAGGTACAGTAAAAGACCTGATACAAGAGGGCAAGGTGAAATATTTCGGTTTATCGGAAGCAAGTGCTACAACCATTCGAAGAGCCCATGCAATACAACCTGTATCAGCATTACAAAGCGAATACTCTTTGTTTTGGCGTGAGCCGGAAAATGAAATCATACCAACACTAGAAGCGTTAGGAATTGGTTTCGTTCCCTTCAGTCCTTTAGGCAAAGGCTTCCTCACAGGTATCATAAACAAAAAATTAAACGATATCGACCGTAGAAACATTATTCCCCGTTTCAGTGAAGAAAATATAAAGGCCAATCTGGTTTTAGTGGAAGCGCTTTCTGAGATTGCGCAACAAAAAAATGTGACCACCGGACAGTTGGCATTGGCCTGGCTCTTGGCTCAAAAGCCCTGGATCGCACCCATCCCCGGGACTACAAAATTGCATCGTTTAGAAGAGAACATCGCCAGTACAAATGTTGTATTAACAGCCGATGAACTTGCAAAAATTAACACCACAGTAAATGGAATTACCCTTGTGGGCGACCGCTATCCCGAATTTTTAGAAAAACAAATAGACAAATAA
- a CDS encoding SDR family oxidoreductase, with translation MQNIKGKVVAITGTSSGIGKAIAIELAKNGAKVVLGARRTAQLQQLVEEIKSEGGEATFAQIDVKNKADLVRLVNTAVEEYGKLDVIVNNAGVSQLSRIDELDIDGWEEMIDINLKGVLYGMAAAIPIFKQQQSGHIVNIISTSGIKIVPMQGVYAGTKNAIRTIAEAFRQESDGNIRITGISPGIVRTDFADNIKNEEMKTAVQKGMKQIAIDPIAIANAVIYAISQPNDVEIGDIVIRPSKQN, from the coding sequence ATGCAAAATATTAAAGGAAAAGTTGTAGCCATTACAGGCACAAGCAGCGGTATTGGGAAAGCCATTGCCATAGAATTAGCAAAAAACGGTGCAAAGGTTGTTTTGGGTGCAAGGCGAACAGCACAATTACAACAACTTGTTGAAGAAATTAAAAGCGAAGGTGGTGAAGCCACCTTCGCTCAGATTGATGTAAAGAATAAAGCCGATTTAGTGCGGCTGGTCAATACAGCAGTAGAGGAATACGGAAAATTAGATGTCATTGTAAATAATGCAGGTGTTAGTCAGTTAAGCCGCATTGATGAATTGGATATTGACGGATGGGAAGAAATGATTGATATTAACCTTAAAGGCGTTTTGTATGGGATGGCGGCCGCAATTCCCATTTTCAAACAACAACAATCTGGTCATATCGTCAATATCATTTCAACTTCAGGAATTAAGATTGTGCCCATGCAGGGCGTTTATGCAGGAACTAAAAATGCCATTCGTACCATTGCAGAAGCATTTCGTCAGGAGTCAGACGGAAACATACGCATCACAGGCATTTCGCCCGGAATTGTGAGAACAGACTTTGCAGACAACATCAAAAACGAAGAAATGAAAACAGCTGTTCAAAAAGGGATGAAACAAATTGCCATAGATCCCATAGCCATTGCTAATGCTGTCATTTATGCCATAAGCCAGCCTAACGATGTTGAAATTGGCGACATTGTTATTCGCCCTTCAAAACAAAATTGA
- a CDS encoding AraC family transcriptional regulator has translation MQQPSNINNLKSISQLVRILGLPAPLHPLIALVDYNNVSMERFPKGQKVSLDFYKISFKPTFTGHIKYGQGHYDFEEGGLAFLKPKQIVFSPEETESYEGIALYFHPDFIRNYPLGKTINQYGFFSYDVSEALFLSAKEKEIIASLFTTIATELANNIDHFSQDVLVSQIELLLNYSNRFYNRQFITRKAINHDIITSLDELLNSYFKEENSLKNGLPSVKYISTALKLSQRYLSDMLSSLTGLNTQQYIQNAIIEKAKEKLSTTNLSVSEIAYELGFEHPQSFSKLFKAKTNISPLEFRHSFN, from the coding sequence ATGCAGCAACCATCTAACATCAATAACCTAAAAAGTATATCGCAATTGGTGCGTATCTTGGGACTTCCTGCGCCATTGCACCCACTGATTGCATTGGTTGATTACAATAATGTTTCGATGGAAAGGTTTCCGAAAGGGCAAAAAGTAAGTCTTGATTTTTACAAGATTTCCTTTAAACCTACCTTTACAGGGCACATCAAATACGGACAGGGACATTACGATTTTGAAGAAGGCGGATTAGCATTTTTAAAGCCTAAACAAATCGTTTTTTCACCTGAAGAAACAGAAAGCTATGAAGGGATTGCTTTGTATTTCCATCCGGACTTTATCCGAAATTATCCGTTAGGAAAAACAATAAATCAGTATGGCTTTTTCTCTTACGATGTTTCAGAAGCCTTATTTCTATCGGCAAAAGAAAAAGAAATTATAGCCAGTTTATTTACCACAATAGCCACCGAATTAGCCAACAATATTGACCATTTTAGCCAGGATGTGTTGGTGTCGCAAATAGAATTGTTATTGAATTACAGCAATCGTTTTTACAACAGGCAATTTATCACGAGGAAAGCAATCAATCACGACATCATCACTTCTCTGGACGAACTTTTAAACAGCTATTTTAAAGAAGAAAATAGTCTGAAAAATGGTTTGCCATCAGTGAAATATATCAGTACAGCATTAAAGCTATCGCAGCGCTATTTGAGTGACATGTTGAGTTCATTAACAGGACTGAATACACAGCAATACATTCAGAACGCAATCATTGAAAAAGCGAAAGAAAAATTATCAACTACAAATCTTTCCGTTTCGGAAATTGCTTATGAACTGGGCTTTGAACATCCACAATCGTTCAGCAAACTTTTCAAGGCAAAGACAAATATTTCGCCTTTGGAGTTCAGACATTCGTTTAATTAA
- a CDS encoding HipA N-terminal domain-containing protein, with protein MDMWIRSKVLFGDNLAGYLEKYDNGYRFTYDSKYLSNESAKPISLSLPLSPYSYQSKILFSFFDGLIPEGWLLKFARAEFAFCSL; from the coding sequence ATGGACATGTGGATTAGATCAAAAGTATTGTTTGGGGATAATCTTGCGGGATATCTGGAGAAGTATGATAATGGCTATAGGTTTACTTATGACTCAAAATACCTAAGTAATGAAAGCGCCAAGCCCATAAGTCTGAGCCTTCCCTTATCACCATATTCCTATCAAAGCAAAATCCTATTTTCATTTTTCGACGGCCTGATTCCAGAGGGCTGGCTACTTAAATTCGCAAGAGCGGAATTCGCTTTCTGCTCTCTTTAA
- a CDS encoding helix-turn-helix domain-containing protein → MSNPLSIFVKTQRKLVKLSQEELAFKAGVGLRFLRELEQGKQTLRLDKVNQVLELFGKQVGITNMEDGHVD, encoded by the coding sequence ATGAGTAATCCATTATCAATATTTGTAAAAACACAACGCAAGCTGGTTAAACTCTCACAAGAGGAATTGGCATTCAAAGCTGGGGTGGGGCTTCGTTTCCTTAGGGAGCTGGAACAAGGAAAACAGACCTTGAGGCTGGATAAGGTAAATCAAGTACTTGAATTGTTTGGGAAACAGGTTGGCATAACCAATATGGAGGATGGACATGTGGATTAG
- a CDS encoding GIN domain-containing protein: MKTLAKILFAAALTAVLFTSSAMATFAAEPVKAETKTSSLSKFNRIWVSGNVKIILTQGDKQNVEGASNYDAAKTSVSTDGKTLFINSLETSQVTLNVTVKDLERIEAYGQSVVVTSNNFDVKYLQLFLGQSATAKIKTTTGSLYTIVKDDAVLKLNGTAGQSTMIVSNMKNVKLADFASLKSASYASEAIMNAEQNAMNLAK; this comes from the coding sequence ATGAAAACTCTAGCAAAAATATTATTCGCAGCAGCATTAACAGCAGTATTATTTACTTCATCAGCCATGGCAACTTTTGCTGCTGAGCCAGTTAAAGCAGAAACAAAAACTTCTTCATTATCAAAATTCAACAGGATCTGGGTGAGCGGTAATGTTAAAATCATCTTAACCCAAGGTGACAAGCAAAATGTAGAGGGTGCGAGCAACTATGATGCTGCAAAAACCTCCGTATCAACTGATGGAAAAACCTTATTTATCAATTCATTGGAAACAAGTCAGGTGACACTGAATGTTACCGTAAAAGATTTAGAAAGAATTGAAGCTTATGGTCAATCGGTTGTGGTAACCAGCAATAATTTCGATGTAAAATACCTTCAGTTATTTTTAGGCCAAAGTGCAACCGCGAAGATCAAAACTACCACAGGGAGTTTGTATACTATCGTTAAAGATGATGCAGTATTAAAATTAAATGGTACTGCTGGTCAAAGTACAATGATCGTTAGCAACATGAAAAATGTAAAATTAGCCGACTTTGCCAGTCTTAAATCAGCATCATATGCTTCTGAGGCGATCATGAACGCGGAACAAAATGCCATGAATTTAGCAAAATAG
- a CDS encoding GIN domain-containing protein gives MKTLAKTLFAAALTAVVFTSSAMATFAAEPVKAETKTSSLSKFNRIWVSGNVKIILTQGEKQDVAGASNYDAAKTSVSTDGKTLFINSLETSQVTLNVTVKDLERIEAYGQSVVVTSNNFDVKYLQLFLGQSATAKIKTTTGSLYTIVKDDAVLKLNGTAGQSTMIASNMKNVKLADFASLKSASYASEAIMNAEQNAMNLAK, from the coding sequence ATGAAAACCTTAGCAAAAACCTTATTCGCAGCAGCATTAACAGCAGTAGTATTTACTTCATCAGCCATGGCGACTTTTGCCGCTGAGCCGGTTAAAGCAGAAACCAAAACTTCTTCATTATCAAAATTCAACAGGATCTGGGTGAGCGGGAACGTAAAGATCATCTTAACACAAGGTGAAAAACAAGATGTAGCGGGTGCCAGCAACTATGATGCTGCAAAAACCTCCGTATCAACTGATGGAAAAACCTTATTTATCAATTCATTGGAAACAAGTCAGGTGACACTGAATGTTACCGTAAAAGATTTAGAAAGAATTGAAGCTTATGGTCAATCGGTTGTGGTAACCAGCAATAATTTCGATGTAAAATACCTTCAATTATTTTTAGGCCAAAGTGCAACCGCGAAGATCAAAACTACCACAGGCAGTTTGTATACTATCGTTAAGGATGATGCAGTATTAAAATTAAATGGCACTGCTGGTCAAAGTACAATGATCGCTAGCAACATGAAAAATGTAAAATTAGCCGACTTTGCCAGCCTTAAATCAGCATCATATGCTTCTGAGGCGATCATGAACGCGGAACAAAACGCCATGAATTTAGCAAAATAG
- a CDS encoding serine hydrolase yields MKHPVLLLMFFPATLSFAEKRLKVVKATSTSVNSLKGGRQKPHQLSACLIVLFAIFIFNNTLAQSTVQERIRQVENGLTENIQTGDSAPSNLQERMKHFKVQGLSIAVIKDYKVDFAKGYGFADAAHHIPVSDKTLFQAASISKSLNSLAILKLFKDRNLDLYADINHYLKSWKFPYDSISKGKKISMANLLSHTAGLNVHGFGGYEAGKPLPSVVQILNGESPANSDAVRSLFVPGTGQEYSGGGTTISQLILTDITGQRYETYLTEQVLKPLGMLSSTFAQPPLGVRQELLSAGFDGDGKEVKGKYHIYPEQAAAGLWTNPGDLAKYIIETQLAYQGKSARVLDQQHTKLRLSPYMNNNGAALGVFVEDYNGIKYFGHGAGNAGFTGGYYGSFEGGNGLIIMVNSDNGEIIQELINSISTVYGFKGLSKTKKVTLADIPDQELDRYLGNYQLTPELVLTVSREGKKVFVQATGQPEIEAFAESTNKFFFKTIQASMEFVKDERGLIKEMIFIQGRTIHAKRL; encoded by the coding sequence ATGAAACATCCTGTTCTATTGTTAATGTTTTTTCCAGCAACCCTTTCATTTGCCGAAAAGAGGCTGAAAGTTGTTAAGGCAACTTCAACCAGTGTTAACAGCCTTAAGGGGGGCAGGCAGAAACCCCATCAATTATCCGCCTGCCTGATTGTGTTATTTGCAATTTTCATTTTTAACAATACCCTTGCCCAATCTACCGTGCAGGAGCGGATTAGGCAGGTTGAAAACGGGCTTACAGAGAACATCCAAACCGGCGATTCTGCTCCTTCGAATTTGCAGGAACGGATGAAACATTTTAAGGTTCAGGGGCTCAGCATTGCGGTGATTAAAGATTATAAAGTCGACTTTGCAAAGGGTTATGGCTTTGCTGATGCAGCACATCATATTCCGGTAAGCGATAAAACACTTTTTCAGGCCGCATCCATCAGTAAATCGCTGAACAGCCTGGCCATATTAAAGCTTTTTAAGGATCGAAACCTCGATTTATATGCAGATATCAATCATTATCTCAAAAGCTGGAAATTCCCTTACGATTCGATTTCCAAGGGGAAGAAAATCAGTATGGCAAATCTGCTCAGCCATACTGCAGGGTTGAATGTACATGGCTTTGGGGGTTATGAGGCAGGTAAACCGCTACCATCGGTCGTCCAGATTTTAAACGGCGAATCGCCGGCCAATTCAGATGCGGTACGTTCACTGTTTGTTCCCGGAACCGGCCAGGAATATTCCGGAGGGGGAACAACGATTTCCCAGCTGATACTAACCGATATTACCGGACAAAGGTACGAAACCTATTTAACGGAGCAGGTACTAAAGCCATTGGGCATGCTTAGCAGCACTTTTGCACAGCCACCCCTGGGCGTCAGGCAGGAATTGCTGTCTGCAGGATTCGACGGGGATGGAAAAGAGGTGAAGGGCAAATATCATATTTATCCAGAGCAGGCTGCTGCCGGTTTATGGACAAATCCCGGGGATCTGGCCAAATATATCATCGAGACCCAGCTGGCTTATCAGGGTAAATCGGCCAGGGTTCTCGATCAACAGCACACAAAGTTACGCCTTAGTCCGTATATGAATAACAATGGCGCTGCATTAGGTGTTTTTGTAGAGGATTACAATGGCATAAAATACTTTGGCCATGGTGCCGGCAATGCGGGATTCACCGGCGGCTACTATGGGAGCTTTGAGGGTGGAAATGGTTTGATCATTATGGTTAATTCAGATAACGGGGAAATTATTCAGGAGCTGATCAACAGCATTTCCACCGTATATGGTTTTAAGGGCTTAAGCAAGACCAAAAAGGTCACGCTTGCTGACATTCCTGACCAGGAGCTGGACCGTTATCTTGGTAATTACCAGCTTACCCCCGAACTTGTATTAACCGTAAGCCGTGAGGGTAAAAAGGTTTTCGTACAGGCAACCGGGCAGCCCGAAATAGAGGCCTTTGCAGAAAGCACTAACAAGTTCTTTTTTAAAACGATCCAGGCAAGTATGGAGTTTGTAAAAGATGAGCGGGGATTAATAAAAGAGATGATTTTTATACAAGGCCGGACCATCCACGCGAAGAGATTGTAA
- a CDS encoding TerD family protein gives MAIQIEKRKPVSLTREEPGLNNIIAGLGWDPALVNGHPVDLDLSLFMLGENGKLIADEYFVFYNNNTSPDGSIHYPGDSRGGEGDGDDEVIHIDLSKIDPRVEFLYFAVTIDQSEERGHHFGHVQNSYINIRNNADKSVLCQYMLKEEFTNEDSLMIASLSRNGGEWNVEALGQAFSGGLNTLIELYQ, from the coding sequence ATGGCTATACAAATAGAAAAAAGAAAACCTGTATCACTAACCAGGGAAGAACCAGGTTTAAATAACATTATTGCGGGTTTAGGTTGGGATCCAGCCCTTGTAAACGGGCATCCTGTAGATCTCGACCTATCGTTATTTATGCTCGGCGAAAATGGTAAACTCATTGCCGATGAATACTTTGTTTTTTATAACAATAATACCAGTCCAGATGGTTCTATCCATTACCCTGGTGATAGCAGAGGTGGCGAAGGTGATGGCGATGATGAAGTAATCCATATCGATTTATCCAAAATAGACCCAAGGGTTGAGTTCCTTTATTTTGCGGTAACCATTGATCAAAGCGAAGAAAGAGGCCATCATTTTGGCCACGTTCAAAACTCCTACATCAATATCAGAAACAATGCCGATAAATCGGTTCTGTGCCAATATATGCTTAAGGAAGAATTTACAAATGAAGATTCCCTCATGATTGCCTCTTTATCCAGAAATGGCGGTGAGTGGAATGTCGAGGCCCTTGGCCAAGCTTTTTCTGGTGGTCTTAATACATTAATAGAATTATATCAATAA
- a CDS encoding TerD family protein, protein MSSFNLNKGDRFSLSKAAPGLTVVKIGMGWDPNEQPGGPEFDLDVSAFSIDSDFKIPSDSYFTFYGQIRMGNKIEDKIEKGLFRPFTEDGAIIGAIDDPDGTRSDGDDDEDMFIDLSKVSDKIEQIIICCTICKYPHDNKKDRRTLDLHFGKVNDCYIRIVDESNGSEILRYDLKDQYINEDAVEFGRLFRVGDSWEFEAMGRAHTGSLQTLVDMYT, encoded by the coding sequence ATGAGCAGTTTTAACTTAAATAAGGGAGATCGGTTCTCCCTTTCAAAGGCAGCGCCTGGACTAACCGTTGTAAAAATTGGAATGGGCTGGGATCCTAACGAGCAACCGGGAGGACCAGAATTCGACCTGGATGTTTCGGCCTTTTCGATAGACAGTGATTTTAAAATCCCTTCTGATTCTTACTTCACCTTTTACGGGCAGATAAGGATGGGCAATAAAATTGAGGATAAGATAGAAAAAGGCCTATTTAGGCCATTTACTGAAGATGGAGCAATTATCGGCGCTATAGATGATCCGGATGGAACCAGAAGTGATGGCGACGACGATGAAGATATGTTTATTGATTTATCCAAAGTCAGCGATAAAATCGAACAGATTATCATTTGCTGTACGATCTGTAAATATCCTCATGACAATAAAAAAGACAGGAGAACATTAGACCTGCACTTTGGAAAAGTAAACGATTGTTACATCAGAATCGTTGACGAAAGTAATGGTTCGGAAATACTGCGTTATGACCTGAAAGACCAGTACATCAATGAAGATGCTGTAGAATTTGGGCGTTTATTCCGTGTTGGCGATAGCTGGGAATTTGAAGCAATGGGCAGGGCGCACACCGGTAGTTTACAAACTTTAGTTGATATGTACACCTAA